CAAAGACGTCGACCGTGCTTACCTGGCCTTCCTCCCGCGACTGGATTTTCTCGATCAAGGCGTTCGTTGCCTCGATGCTGGCGCTCTACATCGCGCTCGCACTCGGCCTGCCGCGCCCCTACTGGGCGATGGCCACCGTCTACATCGTCTCGCATCCGCTCACGGGCGCAACCCGCTCCAAGGCGCTGTACCGCGTGCTCGGCACGCTGCTGGGTGCTGCGGCGTCCATTGCGTTCGTGCCCGCGCTCGTCAACACACCTGAATTACTGATGGCCGCCGTCGGTCTGTGGACCGGCACACTGCTCTACATCTCGCTGCTGCACCGCTCGCCTCGCAGCTACGTGTTCCTGCTGGCGTCGTACACGCTGCCGCTCATCGCCCTGCCCGCCGTGAATACTCCGTCGGGCATTTTCGACATTGCCGTCGCGCGTTCGGAAGAGATCATTCTCGGCATCGTCTGCGCCAGCGTCGTGGGCGCGGTGGTTCTGCCCACGAGCGTGGCGAAAGTGCTGCACGACCGCTCGACCCGCTGGCTCACCGACGCCGCGCGCTGGACCACCGACATGCTCTCGGCCGACCCCGAGGGGAAGGCCACGCGTCACATGAGCCGTCATCGCATGGCGGCCGACATTCTGGCGCTCGATCAGTTGATCGGCCAACTGTCGTATGACGCCGATACATCCGAGCGCGTGCGCGACGCACAGGAACTGCGCGGGCGCATGACGATGATGATGCCGGTGCTCTCGACCGTGGCGTCGCTGGTGCAGACATTGCGGCGGCATCCAAACGGTGCGCCCGAAGCGCTCGAAGCCAAGATGGCGGAAATCGTCGCGTGGCTGCGCCGGGGCGCACCGTCGCCCGCGCCCGCCCATCTGCTCAAGCCGCCACAATCGGCGGGCGAAGCGTCCGACTGGTACGGCGCGCTCGTGTCCGCGACCGAAGACCGCCTGCGCTCGCTCGTGCAACTGTGGCAGGACTGCGCCTCGCTGCAACGCCGCTTCGGCCTGCAGGAAGATGCGCCCGAATGGACGCCCGCCTTCCCGCACTGGGAGCTGGGTGGTGCGCGTCACTACAATCACGGCCTGCTGCTGTTCTCGACGATCTCGGCAGCACTGTGCACGTTCCTGATGGGCATGGCGTGGATCTATACGGGCTGGAACGACGGCGCGGCCGCTGTCTCGCTCGGCGCGGTTGCCTGCTGCTTCTTCGCAGCGATGGACGAGCCCGCACCGTTCATCCGCTCGTTCTTCTGGGCGACGGCCGTGTGCGTGGTGTTCGCCGCCGTGTACGTCTTCTTCATCCTGACGAACGCCCATGACTTCGGTCTGCTCGTTGCACTGTTCGCCGTGCCGTTCGTGTTGCTCGGCACACTGATCCCGCAGCCGCGCTTCACGATGGTGGCCATGCTCGTGGCCGTAAACACGGCGACTTTCGTGGGGATTCAGGGCGGCTACAACGCCGACTTCCAGAGCTTCCTGAACAACAACGTCGCCGGTCTGGCCGGGGTACTCTTCGCCCTGTTGTGGACCTTGCAGACGCGCCCGTTCGGCACCCGCGTCGCCATGCGTCGACTGATTCATTCGAGCTGGCGCGATATCGCAAAGAATGCGTTGGGCCGCTCGGTGAGCGAACACAACCGGCTGCGGGCGCGGTTGCTCGACCGGCTCGGCCAACTGGTACCGCGTCTGGCGGCGAGCGAAAGCGAAACGTCGAGCGACGGCTTCACCGAAGTGCGCGTCGAACTCTCTGCACTCGCCCTGCAACGCGAATTGCCGAATCTGAATCCATCGCAGCGTAATGCCGTCGAGGCCGTGCTCTGCGACGTGGCGCGCTTCTACCAGTCGCGACTCGATGCACAGGTGAGCCAGCCCGACGCCACGCTGCGAGACAAACTGCTGGGCGCCGTGCGCTCGTTGGTGGCCCATAGCGATCAGGCCTCGCGCAGTGCGCGCGCCTCGCTCATGGACATCCACGTCGCACTCTTCCCGCCTGCATCCCCTTCCCCCGCTTCGTCACGGAGTGCCCCATGAGCGGCGATATCGACATCTACGGTGTATTCGTGCCGACGCTGCTGGCCCTGATGGTCGTGGCGTTCGTGCTGACGGGCGCGCTGCGCTTCGTACTGGCGCGCATCGGCTTTTACAAGCTCGTCTGGCACCGCTCCTTATTCAACCTTGCTGTGTACATCATCGCGCTGGGCGGCATCGTCGCCGTGGCGCACGCCTGCCAACCATGAAACTGAAACTTCGCTCTCTCGGCCCTGTCGTTCTGACGCTCGCGGTCTCCTGCGTGGCGGTCTACGTGCTGCTGCATCTCTGGGACTACTACACCGTCGCCCCGTGGACGCGCGATGGCCGTATTCGCGCCGACATCGTGCAGGTCGCCCCCGACGTCTCCGGCCTGATTACCGACGTCGAGGTCAAGGACAACCAGCCGGTGCACCGTGGCGATCTGCTGTTCGTGATCGACCGCGATCGCTACACGCTCGCGTTGCAGCAGGCCGAAGCGACCGCCGCCGCCCAGCGCGCCACGCTCGCGCAGGCGCGTCGCGAGAACGCACGCAATCGTCAGTTGACGGAAGTGGTGGCCAAGGAAGTTGTTGAAGCCGGTCAGGCCAAGGTCGAATCCGGTGAAGCCGCCGTCGCCCAGGCCGACGCTGCGGTGCGCCTTGCGAAGCTCAATCTGGCGCGCACGCGCGTGCTCGCGCCTGCCGATGGCTACCTGAACGACCGTCTGCCGCGCGTGGGCGATTACGTGACAACGGGTCGTCCGGTCCTCTCGATGGTCGATGCGGGTTCGCTGCACGTCGAAGGCTATTTCGAAGAAACCAAGATGCGCGGCATCCATATCGGCGACAAAGTGGAGATTCGCCTGATGGGCGAGCGTCACGTGTTGCACGGGCATGTGCAAAGCATCGTCGCCGGTATCGAGGATCGCGACCGCACCAGCGGCGCGTCGATGCTGCCGAACATCAACCCCACCTTCAACTGGGTCCGTCTCGCACAGCGCATTCCCGTGCGCATCGCGCTCGACGACGTGCCCGCCGACATGCGCCTCGTCGCCGGTCGCACCGCCACGGTGACGGTCGTCGAAGGTCAGGGCAAAGCCCCCCAACCGAAGCACGCGGCGCAGCCCGACGGCGCAGCACCGACGGCGATGGCCGCCGTCACGCGAAGCGATGCACCGGCAGGAGTGCGCAAGTGAGTAAGACGAAGACAACCCGGCCCCGCCTCCTTCTACTGAGCGCCGTGGCCGCTGCGGCCACACTCGTTGCAGGATGCACGACCGTCGGACCGGACTATCATCTGCCCGAGCAGTCGGTCATGCGCTCGCCCGAGGCAAACGGCGCGCTCGCGAAGGTTGCGCCGACGGCTGCGGTCTCCCTCGAAGCGGTGCCCGATGACTGGTGGCAATTGTACGACGATCCGACGCTCGACGCGCTAGTGAAAGAAGCGCTCGCCGCCAATACGAACGTGCGCGTGGCGCTAGCCAACGTGCAACGTGCGGTCGCGCTGTATCACGAAGTGGAGTCCGAGAATCTGCCGCAGGGGGGTGTGCAGGCCGAAGCGGCCCGCGCCCAGATCTCGGGTGAAAGTCTGCTCAAGGAAGAGAAGCTGCCGGTGGTGAACATTGCCGTCGCCACGCTCGGCATCTCCTATCAGATCGACTTCTTCGGCAAGCTGGCCCGTGCGGACGAAGCCGCACTCGCCGCCGCCGAAGCGAGTCAGGCTGCTCTCGATGTCGCGCGCGTGAGCGTGGCGGCCGAGACCGTGCGGGCGTACGTGCAAAGCTGCGCGGCCAATCACGAGTACGACATTGCCAACGAGCAACTGAAGTTGCAGGAGCGCAGCGTCGCGATCACCCGCAAGCTGGTGGACGCCGGGCGCGATCAGCCGACCGATCTGCTGCGCGCACAGGCGCAAGCCGACACATTGCGTGCCGCGCTGCCGCATTACCTGGCGCAGAACGAAGCCGCCAACTACCGGCTGGCCGTGATGCTCGGCAAGGTACCTGGCACGCTCGACGCAAGCCTCACGCAATGTCGTCGTATTCCGCAACTCACGCAGGCGCTGCCCGTCGGTGACGGCACCGCGCTGCTCAAGCGTCGCCCGGACGTGCGTCAGGCAGAGCGCGAACTGGCATCGGCCACGGCCAGGATCGGCGTGGCGACGGCAGACCTTTACCCGACGATTCGCTTCGGCGCATCGATTGGCGCAAACGGCGTGCTGGAACACTTCGGTCAGGGGCGCACCGAGCAATGGACCGTCGGTCCGATGATCTCGTGGTCGCTGCCGACCAACGGCGTGCGCTCGCACATCAAAGGGATGGAAGCCGGCGCGAAGGCCGCGCTCGCGCACTTCGACGGTGTGGTGCTCAAGGCGATTCAAGAAACGCGGACATCGCTCTCGGCGTACACCCGCGAATTGCAACGCGACGATGCGCTGCGCGACGCGCGCGACAAATCCCGTGCCGCTGCGCAACAGAACCATAAGCTCTATCAGGCTGGCCGTGCGCCGTACCTCACGAGCCTCGACGCCGAACGCACGCACGCGAGCGCCGAAGCCGCGCTCGCCGCCTCGGAGACACAGGTCGCCATGGATCAGGTCAATCTGTTCCTGGCGCTGGGCGGCGGATGGCAATCGAGCGTCGCTCACGACAAGGCCGCTTTGGCCGAATCTGATTCGTCCGACGCATCTACGCATTGATCCACGCATTGAAACGAGGTCGCACGCGCGTATTTCACGATACGCTGCCGGACCTTCAGAAACACACAAGCCCCGTCGGGACCGAGGTCCTCTGGCGGGGCTGTGGCAAGTGACGCGCTAAGGCGTCGTGAAAAAGATTCGCGCAGCGCGGGCGGGACTCGTTAGCGTCGTCGATGCGATCGAACGAATCAGGCGGGCCGTCGGCGAATCGGGTACGGCTTCAGAACTTTAGTACATCTCGGGACGGACAGTCCCCCTTCCACACATCGAGACTTCAGTTCACCGACGGGGCTTGCGGCACAGCGATGTGTCGTGCAGCTTCGATTTCAGCGGTGCGTTTTTGCAGTTGAACCGATTGCTCGAAGGTGTACGGGAAGTTGAATTCCGTCACCGGCGACAGACCGAGTTCGCGTGCAGCTTGCAGTTCGGCACGCACGTGTTCACGGGTCACACCGGTCGATTGCTCGGCAGCGAAAGCCGAGCCGGCGGCTACGGTCAGGCTAACCAGCGCAATGGCGCTCAGCAGGTTCTTTTTCATGGAAAACTCCTTTTATCGTTCGTATGTCGTTCAAAGTGACGAAAACCGCTAACTAATCAGTTTTCGCCATGAGTAAATTATAGTTTTCCCTAGGAATTGAACTAGCCTCAAAGCGACAACACACCGTTTCGGAAAAGGTGTGAAATCGGATGAATTCAAGGGGGAATGTCTCGAAAATGGCGGAAATATGTCGCGCAATGGGCTAAGGCGGCCCATGTGAATTCATACGGATCTCTCGAAAATCGCGCGTTTCTCGCCCAATGAAAGTCGGGCTACAGACAGGCTGAAAAACCGACCGTTTGCGATCTGAAGTCGCAAAGGAAAGCGGTTCCGTGAACGCCCGGCATTAGCGCTCACGAACCCTATTTGATAAGGCGTTACTGCGGGGAACTACGGCGATAACTTCAGGGGGAAATCAGACCGGTGCTGATCGCGGCCGCAATGGCCTGATGCCGGTTGACCGCGCCGAGTTTGCGCTTGGCGTTATTGATGTGAAACGTGACGGTATGCTCGGAGATCTTCAGGATCAGTCCGATTTCCCAAGCCGTCTTCCCGCGCGCCGCCCACAAGAGACTTTCGATTTCGCGCGGGCTGAGCTTGCCGGTACAGCGGCTGGCTACCCACTGCATGTCGAGTTGTTGAATCGCCTGGTGGAAATACAGCGCCGTCAGATAGATTTCACCGACCATGCGCACTTCGAGTTCGGCCGATTCTTCCGGCGATTTTGCGGTCGCCGCGCTGAAGATCGCCCGCTCACCCGCAGCGCCGTAGATAGGGATCGATACGCCACTGCCCAGACCATGCGCTCTCGCGTCGGCAAAGATCGGATGCGGTCGCTTTTGCATGAGAAACGTGCGCCAGAGAATCGGCAGCGGCGACAGATTCGCCGCCACCAGCACCGGATCGACTTCGGCATATCCAGCGCTCTGATAGCGCTCGATCCAGGCAGGCGGGAACGTCGTGAAGATGTGACGGCTCGGCATGCCCTGCGCAGAAATGATTCGATCTTCCATCTGGAATGCAGCGGCTTCACGCTCGCGACGCGGCAACAACGGGGCATAAAACAGCGCGTCGTATTCCAGCGTTTGCGTCAGCTTCTGAAACTCGGCGTCCAGCGCCTCGACCGAGCGGGCCCCCAGCAGCCCCTCATATCGATAAAGGTTGTGATGCATTGCGAGTTACACGTTCTCAATAATTGCCGGTTTGGATGCCGTTATTCGCGCATTGTAGTCCGAGCCTCGTGTTTTGCGGGGAGTAATTTTGCCCAATAAAACAATGACGCTTTTTCACGTGGAGTGCGAATCATTTTCTCATCGAATTTCACAGTACGCTGCCCAGCCCCTCCAATGCCGACAAGACTTTTCGCAATCCCGGCGTAAGCGGTTTATCTTGCCTGACGACAATCGCCAACGTTCTCGTTAATTCCGGCGTGAGTGCCGATATACGCAATCCGCGTCGATGATGAACGGCATTCACCGACATTTTCGGCACGATGCTGTAACCGAGTCCTGCCGCCACCATCTCCTTGATCGCTTCGATGCTGCCCAGCGCCATGACCGGACGCATGCGCAACCCGGCTTGCAGAAACCAGTCGTCGATCAGCAGCCGGGTGCTGCTGCCGGACTCGAACGCGACCATGGGCGCGGCGGCCAGCGCGTGCGGCGTGATTTCGTCGCCCCACGTGTTGTCGTTCGCCGGTGCGATGGCGACGAATTCGTCGCGCAACACCGGCGTGACGTGCAGGCTGCGCCCCGCCGCAGGCAACGTCACGAGGCCGATATCGAGCCGGTTTTCCGTAACGGCCGCAACGACATCGTCGGTGTTGCCCGTGCTCACCCGGATGTCCAGTTGGGGATGCCGTTTGCGCATCGCGCGCAGCATGGGCGGCAGCAGATGAATGCAGGCCGTCGCCCCCGTGCCGATGCCGACTTCCCCGGCGACACCCTGCGCGTGGCTCGTCAGCGCCTGCATCGCCTCTTCGACGGCGGCATCGATGCGGCGCGCGTGTTCAAGCAACGTCAGCCCGGCTGACGTCGGCTTAAGCCGCTTACCCACTCGCTCGATGAGGCGCACGTTCAGGCGTTGCTCCAGTTGACGCACCTGAAGGCTGACGGCCGGTTGAGACAGGTCGAGACGCACTGCTGCCGCAGAGAAACTTCCGGCGTCGACGACTTCGGCGAAAGTATGCAACTGATCCAGATTCAAGCGTCGCATCTCAAAGTTTTCCTTATGAACCGGATAAGATGCCAAGACTTTACCAAGAGATGGGACGAGCGCACCATGCAGAGCGTGACGTCGGTCCGGGACGTCCGAACGCACCAACGCCTCGTCGACGTTTCGCGATGACGCCTGAATCCGGTACGAATCCGTCATTGCCCTCCATATCGTCATGCCTCACGTTCTCCGGCTCGGCCTCGCACAACTCATCAACTGGGGCGTGAGTTTCTATCTGCCCGGCGCCTTTGCGTGGCGCATCGCACGCGACACGGGCTGGGCGCAGACGTGGGTCTTCGCCGGTCCGTCGCTCGCCATGCTGGTGATGGCCGCCGTGTCGCCGCTCTCGGGCCGTTGGCTCGAACGCATGGGCGGACGCCGTGTGATGTGCCTCGGCACCCTGATTTGCTCCGCCGGATGCGCCGCACTGGCCACGAGCACGACGCTCGTGCAGTTCTACGCCGCGTGGTGCCTGCTGGGCGTGGGCATGCGGCTGTCGCTGTACGACGCCGCCTTCGCCACGCTGGCCGCCCTCTACGGCCCCACCGCCCGTCGGCCGATGACGCAGATCACACTGATCGGCGGCCTCGCTACGACCGTCTTCTGGCCGATCGGCAACTGGCGCGGCGACACATGGGGATGGCGTCCGGGCGTGACTGTGTATGGCGCGTTCGGCCTGCTGGCGTGGGCGTTGCTGCGCAGCCTGCCGCCGACGCCCCCGCGTGCACCGGCTACCGACGCCAGCAACAAGACACGCGCCCCACTCCCCTGGCGGCCCGCCCTGCTCTACGGCGCGATCATGGCGCTGGTGTCGATCGTGTCGTCGGGGATGGCGGCACACCTTACCTCCCTGTTGAGCGTGCGAGGGCTACCGGTCGGGCTCGCCGCGCTCTGGGGACTGGGTCAGGTGTGTGCGCGAACGCTGGAATGGCTTCAGCCACGCCAGTCGAGCGCGGTGAGTCTCAACGTCGTGGTCGGCGGTGGGTTGCCGCTGTGCTTCGCGCTGGGATTGGCAGGGATGTCGTCCGTCGTCGTCGCCGGCGTCTTCATCTTCTTCTTCGGCGCGCTGAACGGACTGGCGACGCTGCTGCGCGCCAGCCTGCCACTGGAACTCTTCTCGCATGAAGCCTATGCGCGGGCGCTCGGCACCTTGCTCACGCCCGCCTTCGCGGTCTCGGCCGTCGCCCCCTGGGCCTACTCGGTAGCCCGCGCGCACTGGGGCGACGCGGCCATCCTCTGGGGGTCACTGGTCATCGGCCTGCTGATCGCGGTGGCTGCGCTATCGCTGCGGCGTCTGGGGCAGACAACGCCTGCTCGACAAATGTCCGAAGAAACTCGATCCATGTCTTGACCTTCGCGTCGAGGTACAGCCGCGACGCGTAGACCGCGTAGACGTTCGTCCCCTGCAGCGCGTACTCGGGCAGCACCCGCACCAGCGAACCGCTGCGCAACGCCGAGAGTACGGAGAGCAACGGCACCGGCCCCACGCCACAGCCGCTGATGAGCGCCGCCGCCAGCGAGTCAGCCGTGTTCACGCGTAGCCGCCCCGACGGCACCGGCAGTTTCACGCTGCCGTCCGGACCATCGAAAAGCCAGTGATCGACGGCGTAATGCGGGGCGTTGAGGCGTACCTGCGTGTGCTGCGCCAGTTCGTCCAGCGAGCGCGGTGCGCCATGTCTGGCGAGATACTGGGGGGCTGCGCACAGCACCGACGCCATCCGGCAAATCCGTGCCGACACCAGGCCCGAATCGGGCAACTGCGTCGCGGCGAGCCGCAGCGACACGTCGATGTTCTCCTCCAGCAGATCGGGCACGCGCGACGACAGCAGCAAGTCGGCCTCGACGTCCGGGTACTGCTCGAGGAAGCGCGCCAATGCGGGCACCACGAACACCTGCCCGAAGCTGGCTGGCGCGTGCAGACGCAGCGTGCCGCTGGGCGCGGCGCTGGCCGCCCCGGCTTCGGCCTCCGAGACGTCGACCAGCGCGATGATGTCGCGGCAACGCTCAAGGTAGCGCTTGCCTGCGTCGGTCAGGGCAAGCTTGCGCGTCGTGCGATGCAGCAGCCGCGTGCGCAGGTGCGCTTCGAGCTCGGAGATGGCCTTGGACACTTGTGGCGTGGTCATGTCGAGCGCGCGCGCCGCACCGGCAAAGCTCGCGACGTCGGCCACGCGCACGAAGATCCGCATGTTCTTTAAGGTGTTCATGGAGCGCGATGATATCGCGGGACGGCGGTGGCGCAGACAATGACGCCGCTGCGACGACAAAGACGTGCCTGCCGAGATAACCGCAAGTCATATGCACGTGCGGCGATATTCGTTGGGATCGGCAGCCGCGCGGGGTATCCTAGCGGCCCGATCCGATGTATCCGAGTGCACCGACTGCACGCTATCCGACGAGACAATTCGCATGACCGATATCAACACCCGCCAAGCCGATCATCCTATCGACCCGCAATTCGTGGCCCGCTGGTCGCCGCGTGCGTTCAAGGACGAAACGATTCCCGAAGCCACCCTGCTGTCGTTCTTCGAAGCGGCTCGCTGGGCACCGTCGGCCTACAACGCGCAACCGTGGCGCTTTGTCTTCGCCCGCCGCGGCACACCGCATTGGGACCAGTTCGTCGGCTTCCTGAACGAGTTCAACCAGACGTGGGCCAAGAACGCCGCCGCCATCGTTCTCGTGATCTCGAAGTCGACGCTCACGCCCCCGGGCAGCGACCAGGAAGTCCCGGCCCCGACCCACAGCTTCGACGCCGGTGCAGCCTGGGGCTACCTCGCCCTGCAAGCCTCGCTCGCGGGCTGGGCGACGCACGGTCTGGCCGGTATCGAACACGACAAGATCCGCAACGCACTCGATCTGTCGTCGAAGTACAAGATCGAGGCGGCCATCGCCATCGGCCGTCCGGGCGGCGACGTGAACGCACTGCCCGAAGGCCTGCGCGCTCGCGAAGTGCCGAGCCCGCGCGAGCCGCTCGCCAAGATCGCTTCGGAAGGCCGCTTCGCGTTCTGATGCCTTCGCGCCTGTCGTCGCCAGGTGGCTGACGGCTACGCATGAAAAAAACCCGCCGGATCGCAAGACCCGGCGGGGTTTTCGATTGACGTAGACCGATGCGATCACGCTACGGTCACGTCACGACGCTTCACTCTCAGGCTTCCATCCGCCCCCCAGCGCACGATACAGCGCCACATGATTGACGAGTACTCGCTGCTTCACGTCGATCAGTTGCTGCGCCGCGTGGAATTCGCTGCGCTGAGCGTCTAGCAGTTCGAGATAGCTCGCCACCCCGTTCACGTAGCGACGCTTGGCCAGCCGCAACCGCTCACGCTCACCATCGGACACACGCTTTTGCGCCTGATATTGACGCGCGAGCAGTTGTTGCGCCGTGAGCGCATCGTCGACTTCCGCAAACGCCGTCTGGATCGCGCGCTCGTACGAGACGACCGCCATCTCCTTGCGGACATTCGCCAGATTGAGGCCCTGAATGTTGCGCCCGCCACTGAAGATCGGCACGGTGATCTGCGGCATGAAGGACCACACGCCGGTGCCTGCGCCGAACAGATCGGAGAAGCTGGCGCTGGCGGTGCCGATGTCGGTCGTCAGTCGGACCGACGGGAAGAATGCCGCGCGCGCCGCGCCGATATTCGCGTTGGCCCCGCGCAGCTTCGCTTCGGCCTGACGAATGTCCGGACGACGCATCAGCAACGACGACGGCAAGCCCGCCGCGACCGGTACCACGAAAGCACCGTCGAGCGACGCCGCCGCTGCGGGCTTCGCGCCGACATCGCCGGTGAGCACCTGCAACGCGTGCACGATCTCGCTGCGCTGACGTTCGCGCTCGGCGAGCGCCGCCCGCGCCACTTCGACCTGCGTCGTCTCGGTGTTCAGGTCGAGGTCGTCGACCAGCCCTCGCTCGGCGCGCAGACGAATGACGCGAATGCCGTCCTCACGCGCCGCCAGCACATCGCGGGCGTAAGCGATCTGCTCGTTCGCGGCGGCCAGTCCGATATAGGTCGTCGCCACTTCCGCCACCAGACTCACCTGCGCCGCGCGCTGGGCTTCCTCGCTCGACAGGTACTCCTGAAGCGCGGCGTCGCGCAGACTGCGCACACGCCCGAAGAAGTCCAGCTCGAACGCGCTCACCCCCACCGTCGCACGCACATCGTTGGCGACATAACCGCCCGGCGTGTCGCTTGCGCCATCGGGTTGCCCGGCCGTGCCGGAGTAACGCTGACGGGAGAACGCGCCGCCCGCCTGAACGCTCGGCAGCAGATTGGCCGACTCGATGCCGTACAACGCGCGCGCTTCCTGCACGCGCAGCGACGCCAGCCGCAAGTCGCGATTCTGTGCGAGCGCACGGCGAATCAGCGTCTGCAAGTCCGCGTCCGTGAAGACCTCGGCCCAATCGGCGTCGGCGGAAAGCGGATCGGCGAGTGCGAGATGCGCACCGCTGCCCGTCGGGGCTTCGTACGTCGTTGGCATCGGTGCCCCCGGACGCTCATACGTCGGCGCCATGGTGCATCCGGCCAGCAACGCGAACAGGCACACGCCGGCCACGGTTATCCCGCGCATGCGGGGTCGAAACATCGTCATACTTTCCCCTCGACGGCCGGTGCGGCGTCATGCCCATCATGCCCATCGTGCGTATGGTGCGGCGCATCCTTGCCCAGATGCGAGCGGCGCACGAAACGGCCCACCAGCAGGAAAAACAGTGGCACCAGGAAGATCGCCAGCACCGTGGCCGTCACGATCCCGCCCAGCACGGCCACACCGATCGCGCGCTGCGCACCCGACGCCGGGCCGGTCGCAATCGCCAGCGGCACCACGCCGAAGCCGAACGCCAGCGAAGTCATCACGATCGGACGCAAACGCAGTCGCGCAGCTTCGACCGCCGCATCGAACCATGTCATGCCCTGCTTCGCGAGATCGTTGGCCACTTCCGCAATCAGAATGGCGTTCTTCGCCGACAGACCGATGGTCGCAATCAGGCCGACCTTGAAGTAGATGTCGTTGGGCATGCCCATCAGACTCACCGCGCCGAGTGCGCCAATCACGCCGAGCGGCACCACCATGATGACCGCCGCCGGAATCGCCCAGCTCTCGTAAAGCGCCGCGAGCGCGAGGAACACCACCAGCACCGACAGCGCAAACAGGATCGGCGCCTGCGCGCCCGACGCCCGCTCTTCGAGCGACTGACCGCTCCACTCGTGCCCGATGCCCGCAGGCATCTCCGACATCAGTTGCTCCATGCGCGCCATGGCTTCGCCGCTGCTCTTGCCTGGCGCCGATTCGCCCTGAAGCGTGAACGACGGATAGCCGTTGTAGCGCTTCAGTTGCGGCGAGCCGAGCTTCCACTTGAGCGTGACGAATGACGACAGCGGCACCATCTCCCCGCTGGCGTTGCGCACACGCAGATTGCCGATGTCTTCCGGCGACACGCGCTGACGCCCGTCCGACTGCACGACCACGCGGCGATTCTCGGCACCGAGCATGAAGTCGCCCACATACTCCGAACCGAACATGGTGGCGAGCGTGGTATTCACATCGTCCATGCCGACCTTGAGCGCTTCCATCTTGCGACGGTCGATGGCGATGTCGATCTGCGGCACCTCACCCTGCCCGGCAAAGATCACGTTCTTAAGCACGGGATCCTTGGCCGCCTTTTGCAGCAACTCGTCGCGCGCGGCGGTGAACACTTCCGCGCCCACACCCGCACGATCCTGCAAGCGCAGATTGA
The Pandoraea oxalativorans genome window above contains:
- a CDS encoding FUSC family protein, encoding MLTWPSSRDWIFSIKAFVASMLALYIALALGLPRPYWAMATVYIVSHPLTGATRSKALYRVLGTLLGAAASIAFVPALVNTPELLMAAVGLWTGTLLYISLLHRSPRSYVFLLASYTLPLIALPAVNTPSGIFDIAVARSEEIILGIVCASVVGAVVLPTSVAKVLHDRSTRWLTDAARWTTDMLSADPEGKATRHMSRHRMAADILALDQLIGQLSYDADTSERVRDAQELRGRMTMMMPVLSTVASLVQTLRRHPNGAPEALEAKMAEIVAWLRRGAPSPAPAHLLKPPQSAGEASDWYGALVSATEDRLRSLVQLWQDCASLQRRFGLQEDAPEWTPAFPHWELGGARHYNHGLLLFSTISAALCTFLMGMAWIYTGWNDGAAAVSLGAVACCFFAAMDEPAPFIRSFFWATAVCVVFAAVYVFFILTNAHDFGLLVALFAVPFVLLGTLIPQPRFTMVAMLVAVNTATFVGIQGGYNADFQSFLNNNVAGLAGVLFALLWTLQTRPFGTRVAMRRLIHSSWRDIAKNALGRSVSEHNRLRARLLDRLGQLVPRLAASESETSSDGFTEVRVELSALALQRELPNLNPSQRNAVEAVLCDVARFYQSRLDAQVSQPDATLRDKLLGAVRSLVAHSDQASRSARASLMDIHVALFPPASPSPASSRSAP
- a CDS encoding efflux RND transporter periplasmic adaptor subunit, with protein sequence MKLKLRSLGPVVLTLAVSCVAVYVLLHLWDYYTVAPWTRDGRIRADIVQVAPDVSGLITDVEVKDNQPVHRGDLLFVIDRDRYTLALQQAEATAAAQRATLAQARRENARNRQLTEVVAKEVVEAGQAKVESGEAAVAQADAAVRLAKLNLARTRVLAPADGYLNDRLPRVGDYVTTGRPVLSMVDAGSLHVEGYFEETKMRGIHIGDKVEIRLMGERHVLHGHVQSIVAGIEDRDRTSGASMLPNINPTFNWVRLAQRIPVRIALDDVPADMRLVAGRTATVTVVEGQGKAPQPKHAAQPDGAAPTAMAAVTRSDAPAGVRK
- a CDS encoding efflux transporter outer membrane subunit: MSKTKTTRPRLLLLSAVAAAATLVAGCTTVGPDYHLPEQSVMRSPEANGALAKVAPTAAVSLEAVPDDWWQLYDDPTLDALVKEALAANTNVRVALANVQRAVALYHEVESENLPQGGVQAEAARAQISGESLLKEEKLPVVNIAVATLGISYQIDFFGKLARADEAALAAAEASQAALDVARVSVAAETVRAYVQSCAANHEYDIANEQLKLQERSVAITRKLVDAGRDQPTDLLRAQAQADTLRAALPHYLAQNEAANYRLAVMLGKVPGTLDASLTQCRRIPQLTQALPVGDGTALLKRRPDVRQAERELASATARIGVATADLYPTIRFGASIGANGVLEHFGQGRTEQWTVGPMISWSLPTNGVRSHIKGMEAGAKAALAHFDGVVLKAIQETRTSLSAYTRELQRDDALRDARDKSRAAAQQNHKLYQAGRAPYLTSLDAERTHASAEAALAASETQVAMDQVNLFLALGGGWQSSVAHDKAALAESDSSDASTH
- a CDS encoding LysR family transcriptional regulator, encoding MRRLNLDQLHTFAEVVDAGSFSAAAVRLDLSQPAVSLQVRQLEQRLNVRLIERVGKRLKPTSAGLTLLEHARRIDAAVEEAMQALTSHAQGVAGEVGIGTGATACIHLLPPMLRAMRKRHPQLDIRVSTGNTDDVVAAVTENRLDIGLVTLPAAGRSLHVTPVLRDEFVAIAPANDNTWGDEITPHALAAAPMVAFESGSSTRLLIDDWFLQAGLRMRPVMALGSIEAIKEMVAAGLGYSIVPKMSVNAVHHRRGLRISALTPELTRTLAIVVRQDKPLTPGLRKVLSALEGLGSVL
- a CDS encoding autoinducer binding domain-containing protein gives rise to the protein MHHNLYRYEGLLGARSVEALDAEFQKLTQTLEYDALFYAPLLPRREREAAAFQMEDRIISAQGMPSRHIFTTFPPAWIERYQSAGYAEVDPVLVAANLSPLPILWRTFLMQKRPHPIFADARAHGLGSGVSIPIYGAAGERAIFSAATAKSPEESAELEVRMVGEIYLTALYFHQAIQQLDMQWVASRCTGKLSPREIESLLWAARGKTAWEIGLILKISEHTVTFHINNAKRKLGAVNRHQAIAAAISTGLISP
- a CDS encoding DUF1656 domain-containing protein, whose product is MSGDIDIYGVFVPTLLALMVVAFVLTGALRFVLARIGFYKLVWHRSLFNLAVYIIALGGIVAVAHACQP
- a CDS encoding DUF4148 domain-containing protein, translated to MKKNLLSAIALVSLTVAAGSAFAAEQSTGVTREHVRAELQAARELGLSPVTEFNFPYTFEQSVQLQKRTAEIEAARHIAVPQAPSVN